DNA sequence from the Vicia villosa cultivar HV-30 ecotype Madison, WI linkage group LG3, Vvil1.0, whole genome shotgun sequence genome:
AAATTTCCTATTATTCGACTCAAGGTGtattgcgattcgaatcacaaacATCCttgatttgaataaaaaatcagtggtaaaatttcaatttcaacttgATATTTGATTTGAGACAGTAGTATGCTTGATTTGAGTTAAGCTTCAAGAAAACCCTTTTCTAAGCTTTATTAGTTGTGATTCAAGATACACTTAACATATTGACCTTGGTTAATTTGTTCAGGCTAAAAAAAACACAGTGTTATGGGTCCAAGACTCGTTTATTAAATGTAAGGGTAGTTCAAGGTACAAATCTAATCAAATAAACGAAATTATAGAATTACACGCAAATTACAAATAGCGATAAATCAAATTATAAACATATCAAATTTAATAGAGCATCAAAATAAAGAGATGATATCGAttataatttcaaaaacaaaGTTAATCACATGGGATGAAACACCAATGATGCATAAACATTATTTTGAAGCCGTTGACCGTACTTTTAGAGATGTTCTTAGAAAATACAATAAAAGAAGTCGGAGCATTTTATTTGGTGAAAAAGTTGTTATTTTGGTAGGAGATTTTCGCTAGATCCTTCTAGTTATACCCAAAGAAAGTAGTTAGGAAGTTGTACGTGCTACTACAAATTCTTCATATCCTTGAAATTTTTGTGAAGTTCTTTCATTAACTACAAAGTTTCGATTTCTAGTTGGAAGTTCTATTTCCGAAGTGGAAGAAAGAAAGATATTTTTTTTATGGATTTGGGAAGTCAGTGATAGAAGTTTTAGAGAGAGAAACGATGTAAATATTAAAGTCGGCATACCCTATGATTTACTCATTCCAAGTTCTGGCAATTCactattatttttgttaataaCACAGATCATTTACATAACATGAATGCCTCATCATGTTTTTAAAATAGAGCTACATTGACTCATATGAATGCAATTGCTGATGTTTAATGGTTACATTTTGAATTTAATACTCGGTGAAAAAAACATATTTGAACTTAGATTCTCCATATCATGTCAACTCAAATGTTGACAAATGAGATGACGTGAATTTTTTAACATAATCAATTCTTCAAGGATTCCAAATCACAAATTAAGATTGAAAATTGGTGTTAGTTATGATGTTGAAAAATATTAACCAATCTTTAAGATTGTGTAATGGAATAcggttattaatttaaaaaaatggaagaaaaaaaattaatgttgttgAAGCAAATGTGATATCAAGGAACAATATTGGTGGTTTTATCATTTACtctttttgataaaataattcctttcaaatttcaacaacaataatTTTCATTAGCGGTTTCATTTGCAATGATCatctaaaaaaaaatcaagaagaatcacttaaaaaaatttataaatatacctttcacaaaatatttgtttataaaaaaaaagttttaaaatattgTCAATTGATGAAGAAGGTCATGAATATACCAATGTATCTTTAAATGTAATTTACAAAGAATTATTTTGAAGATGATATCAAAATCTTAATGCTAGCACAAATTAACCATTTTAATATGTTTGAACTTTAATCTCGTGACACTAAAGAAAATAGATCATTTCCAGCTCTTTGGGTCAAGCCTTTCCTCCTGTTCTCATCTAATGGCCGAAAGTTCATCAGAAACTAATATATAAAAAGTCaggttttgaaaagagtgaaaaattATGGATGACGAGTGTGATGAGAGCTCTATCAGACAGCAGAAGAGAATTGGCCGGAGAGGATCCAGATCCGACACTAAATTGAAATCTTATATGCTATGTACGAACTAACTTAGATTTATTAACAATCCAATCCAACTAAATTTGATTTGACTTCCATTTTCTTTCACATGAAACACTAATCAATCACTTAAACAAATAATATTAACAGCAATAATCATCATAAACTAAACACGAGATCTTCTACATCCTATGCTAGTCAGTACAAATCCCCCCAGATGATTGTGCCCTAAAATCATCCTCACTAACATAAGCAGAAAGATTAACATACTTATCTTCTTCCACTCTATCCCTCCACCTTGCCCTACAAATCACACAACTCGCTGATCTTCTTCCTCTACTTCTCTTCCACCTAACCAAACACTCTTCATGGATAACATTCCTACACGTTCCACAAGCCACCAACTTCTCTTCCTTCCCCATCTCTTCAAGACAAACCGGACACGTCGAACCCTCTTCCATCTCTACATTACTCTTCCCCTTCTTAGACCCTCCTTCGAAGAACACCTGATGAAATCTCTGTCGTAGCGGAAACCCCGCAACCGCTTCCGGTAACGTTGGCATGTTTAGGAGTCTTTGAAGATGACATGGACGTAGGTTTCTTCGTCGGACACACGCGTCGTTCTGCGAAACGCCGAGTACTCGAATGAGAACGAAGATGATGTGTTTGCATGGGGTTGTTCGGTCGGGGCACGTGCATGTGGGTGTAGAGGATAATGTTACTGTGTAGACGTTACCGGTTGCGCCGAATATGAAGAAGGTGGAACCAGCACGGTGGAGGAGACGGAGACGGTGGCGGAGAGCTCTTACTATTCTGTCTGAGATTGGTTGACTGTGTTTGAAACGAGAATGGCGGCGGTTATTGTTGTTGGTGTCATTTGGTGTTGAATTGGAACTGGAGGCGACAGACTCCATTTCCAAGAAATAAGGTTGTTTTGTTTTGACGAGGAACAGTTTTTGGATATTATTGAagaatatgttgttgttgttgttggtgatgttatgttatgttgtttattatgaattgtggttGGGATTCTTTGTGTGGTTTTGAGGGACAATGGAAGGAATAAGAATGGATGATGAGAGGAATGGAATAATATTGTAAGGAGGAGAATTCCGATTCCAAATCAAAATGTTAGCTTAACTTGTAAACTTGGATCCTTTTAGGAATAGTGGTGAACCATACATCACGCTTTATTATATAGCAAGAGGAGTAAAAATTAAACCACCCAACCATATGCTTTGTCATAAATCTATCTAAAATTTTGAGACGGGAGATATATAATATTGCGTTACTTTTTTTTGAAtcagtttcttgaaatgaataaataaaatattgtgcATCCTTTAATTGTTTTAACCAAGTATTAACTTTGTCCCAAATTTTGAGACGGATTTGTAAAGAAAAACATAATGTTGTATCGATGAGATGACATAGTCTCTTTTAACTTAATTAGAGATTTTGAGttcgatttttatcttttgaggaaAAGTTGGGTCACCTATATAGTCTTATAAGATTTGAGGGATTAATCTCTCCAGTTGTGCGTAGATGATATTTCAGTTTATACTCAAAAAATCATTACAAATGAattaaggtgaattcttatctacccaactcaaaaagttgagtaaagttaccttcaatgtaaaatgtcttggaaacaacaaaaaaatatactatttaataattaattaaataaaataaaactaaatgatgcaatgtgtgattggtggaaggtacactacccaactttttaagatgggtagagaagttgtccccatgAATTAATGTTGCATTGAAAAGGTAAAATAACacttattttaaaacaattttttaggtAAAAAAAACATTTAGTCTCAAATTTGTCCATAACATAGAGATGATACACATAATGTTGTGTATAGTTTATTTGAGATGATATATATAATTatgttataatatatttaaaatttgttgTTTTTAAGAATTTTTAACAATTAAAGTATTTTGTTTCTGTAGGTTTTAGATTTTGAATATCCACCTTATAAAACCTTTCTCGTTTTAATTGGAGAATCTAAATATATAAGTGTTGCTTTTGACGAAACATGACCCCTTAACGATTGGATACTCCCATTATATAAGGGTTGTAAAGGTTTTAATTCCGCGTTTTgtaaaatatcataattaaaacaaaattattataggaCCTGTTATATGAATTCTCATATTTAAGGTGTTATCTGGATTCTCATATTTCATATTTAAGGATAGATGATTTAAAATGAGAACTTAATCGCTTTTATAGTTATTTTAGTAAATCGTCATCTTAGTTTTTGTACTACTAAAAAAATATAGGTGTGCATATTCCCCTGCGAGGACAGGGAGACTCAGATGCCTTACTAGATGTATACCACGCTTTAGTGGTGAGGGCTTGTCCACGACAACGAGAACCCTGTATGGTGGTGTTTTGAGGTAGTTTAGGGAACCAGCTCACGTGAGGCGAAAGACCCTGTTGATGGTTGGCGATTCTTATATTCTTAGGGAACCATTGTCATTGACTTCATTATCTCAAAACAACTCACAATCTTGGAGTCTTGGAAGCAAACCGCTTTGCCTTGTTGATCTTCTTACATTTTTTCCATTCGGGCTTCAACGGGGGATGGTTCCACACTTTCTAATACTGTAGAGACTGGTTTTTCACTAGCGTAACTGGTTGACATATTAGTTTAACCGGTTGCACTTTACTGAGGTTTTTCATGGCACAACTTATTGTAACAAACTAATTTTTCCTTGTCTTCATATGCGTTGAACACCCAAAGTACaaatatcattgatcattgtATTACACAACTTCCTTTAAAGTCACCATTGCATTTTCTTCAGTAAATAACTGTTTGACATAATTGTGCAACCGATTACATTTCAGTTAGTATTTTTCAAATTGCTGCTGTTGTCTTACAACCTATTGTTGTTGTATTCTCCTTTTATGATCATAACCGAGAGTGTGGTCTCATTATCAAAATCTTATCTTGCAACTCTAGCTTAATCTTCTCGAGGTTCTTTCTTAATGGCATTGTACTCTCTTGCAAAATaatcaaaaatttgaaaaacataGCAGTGCACATTGCTCTTGCCAACCATCCTTCTACCACCTTTATCTCTTGCATATCCACCTACAAATTTGTTTGATGTAAGAGCCATAGTGCCATCGGTTTCATCCTTTTGGAATGTTGAATTCTTAGAATTTTGAGACTCTCTTCCACCAAAATTTGGAAAGTTCCTTCTACCTTGCTCATGGGCAACTTTCCCTTCGCCTTATTGTCTCTGTCAATGAAACGGGCTTGCAAAGCGATCTATGCCTGTGCCTTATCGACATTCCTTTCCTCCATTTTCTACTCATGTGCCTCAAGAGAGCTTTGGAGCCCCCCTTTGCTCATTGTCACAAGATCCTTCAATTCCTCAATTCCAACAACTATGTTATCAAATCTTTACGTCAAAGGATGCAAGATTTTCGTGATGACATACTGCTCTGTGATCATTTTCCACATGCTTTTACTTTGTTTACCAACCGAATAATTCTCGTCGTGAAATCGTTACCGGTCTCATTCTCCTCCATTTGAATCAACTCGATTTGAcctttgtgagtttgtaacctcacaaccTTCCCCCCGTCAGCCCCCGCAACCGTCTTCTCCAAGATTTTTCATGCTTGCTTCGATGATTCATAATCACCAACTTTCTCAAAATTATCCGTATCAATGCATTGATAGACTAAAAACAATGCCTTGAAATCTTCATTATTTTCTTCCTTATGTGATGCTTGTTGTGCATCCGCTTTAAACAAAAAATTCACACAGTTCTTGATCATATCTAGAACATCTTAGTTGTCGAACAACACTTTCACTTGCTTGCACCATTTGTCATAATTCTTCGCATTAAGGATGTGTATGTTTGCAGGGATTCTTTCATTATAGACTGAATTTATTTTCGCACACTAGATTTTTGATGGATCGAACCAGGCTCTTGGtgccaaatattaaaatttagaACTGCAAAGTTGatgaataattaaaaaattgagtgtgaaGATAGAGAGAGTGGGAGAGAATTAGAAAGAGTAAAATTGATGGTGAAAATATGTAATCTCTTATACACAAGATACTCCAAAGGTATTTATAAAATTACATAATGAGATACAATTATcaagcaaaataaaaattaaaaactccGAAGTGTAATCGGTTGACATATTATGTCAATCGGTTGCACTTCACTACTAAATCAATTTTTAACTAAAAATACACACGTATAATTGGTTGACATATTATGTCAATCGGttgcattttattattataaattttatttggcATTTACAAAGAGTGTACCTGATTGACATAAAATTGCAACCGATTACATGGATTTCTCTTAATTAATTAggtctaaatatatttttttgagagAAAGGagagtaataataaaaaaaatatattttaaaaaaagaatagaaatagtagaaaaacaaaatatttatatataaaaaaataaatataaataaaaa
Encoded proteins:
- the LOC131654775 gene encoding uncharacterized protein LOC131654775 produces the protein MESVASSSNSTPNDTNNNNRRHSRFKHSQPISDRIVRALRHRLRLLHRAGSTFFIFGATGNVYTVTLSSTPTCTCPDRTTPCKHIIFVLIRVLGVSQNDACVRRRNLRPCHLQRLLNMPTLPEAVAGFPLRQRFHQVFFEGGSKKGKSNVEMEEGSTCPVCLEEMGKEEKLVACGTCRNVIHEECLVRWKRSRGRRSASCVICRARWRDRVEEDKYVNLSAYVSEDDFRAQSSGGICTD